Genomic segment of Xanthobacter dioxanivorans:
ACATCGTCCAGTACGGGGAGGGGGGCGCCCTCCAGCTGGAAGGCGTGGCTCACATGCTCCACGTCGAGACGCAGGCCGGGCGCGGCCGCTGGGAGGGAGAGGGCCGCGCTCACCACCGCACCAGTTCCTTCTGCCAGGCGAGGGTGCGGTCGCGCAGGCGGAACAGCAGGGTGACGAGGCTGGAGCACATGAGCGCCATCACCAGCAGCGCGGCATACATGTTGGCATAGGCGGCCCAGCCCTGCGCCCATTGCAGGTACCAGCCGAGGCCCGCCTTCACCCCCAGCATCTCCGCCACCACCAGCACCGCGAACGAGGTGCCGAGGCCCATGAACAGGCCGACGAAGACGTGGGGCAGCGCGGCGGGAATGGCCACCTTCAGCACCAGGAAGCGCTGGCTGGCGCCCAGCGTGCGGGCGATGTCGTAATAGTCCTTGTTGACGGAGGCGATGCCCGACCAGGTGAGGATGGTGACGGGAAAGCCCGTGGCGAGCGCGAGCAGGAACACGCTGGCGCTCCAGGAGGAGGGAAACAGGAAGAAGGCCACCGGCAGCCACGCGGTCGCCGGCAGAGGACCGATGAAGCGCAGCACCGGATGCGCCCAGTAGCCGGCAATCCGCCACCAGCCGATGGAAACGCCGAGCGTGACGCCGACGGCGGCGCCGATGGCATAGCCCCAGGCCAGCAGCTTCAGGGAAGCGACGACGCTGAGGCCGAGCTTCGGCCAATCGTCGAGATAGACTTCGAGCAGGGCCTGCGGCGGCACGAAGAAGGGGCGTGGTAGCAACTCCAGTTTCGCCGTCACCGCCTCCCAGGCGACGAGGCCGAGGGGCAGCACCAGAAGCCATGGCCCCCAGTGCCGGAGCGCCTTCAGCCTCAGCCCCGCGACCGGACCGGCGAGCGCGGCGAGGACGAGGAGGCCTCCGATGGTGGCGAGGCCGATGGCGAACTCCCGCGTATAGGCGAAGTCATCCGCATCGGGCACGAGGCCGGCATAGGCGCTGGCACTGAGCCAGAGGAGCCCGGAAGCTAGGCCCGAACGCCAGAGCGGCACGCGCAGGGCGTACCCGCGGTCCGATCGCGGCACGCCATCGAGATGGGCCGTTTCGATGAGCTGATGGGTCATCGGTCTGTCCTCAGCGTTTGGGTCGCTACGGAAGAGTGGCGTTTCTGATGGCCCCGGTCGGTCGCTGCCGGGGCGGGATGACACGCAACTTTTTTAGTGTAGTAAATTTATAGAAATAATTGAAAATTAGTCAAGCGCAGTCGCTGACCGACATCGATCGGGCTTCCACGCCGCGGGATCATCCGTGGGTGAGATGGTGAGCCGCGAAGCAGGGCCGGAGCCCGGGAGCGGCGCCAACGCTCCAGACAAGCAGGCTTGGGCGTGCGGGTAAGGGCGACGGCGCTGGTGGGACGTCTGCCGCCTGCCCGAAGAACACCGCCGTCAGGCGGTGCCGGCGGTGAAGGCCTCCAGCGGCTCGCCCTCGATGATGGCGGAGGGACTCCCGTCCACGCCCACCGGCACGTCGCCCTTGAGCGTGATGCGGTAGAGCTGGCGGTCGAAGTCGAGCGCATAGATGTCGCGCGGGGCGAGGTGGGCGGTGGTGCGGTTGTCCCAGAAGGCGATGGAGCCTGGCCGCCAGCGGAACCGCACGGTGAATTCCGGCCGGGTGATGTGCTCGAACAGCAAGTCCAGCAGTTGCTGGCTCTCGCGCGGGGTGAGGCCGGTGATGCTCTTCAGGAACGACGGGCTGACGAACAGCACCCGCTCGCCCGTCTCCGGGATGGCGCGCACCAGCGGGTGCTCGCTCACCAGCGGCCGGCGCTTGTTCTTCTCCCTGAACTCGTCGGTGCCGGCCTGTCCCTCGGGCGGGGCGAAGGCGTGGATGCCGCGCAGGGTATCGACGAAGCCGCGCAGGGTGGGCGAGAGCGCCTCATAGGCGACGGCGAGGTTGGTCCAGAAGGTGTCGCCGCCGTAGGGCGGGATGGTGACGCCGCGCAGGATGGAGGCGGCGGGCGGATTCACCGCGGCGGTCACGTCCGTGTGCCAGCCGGTCCAGGGGCGGATCAGCGGCTCGCCGGTGTGGCGCGTGGCGAAGCGGTCGCGGCTTATGGAATAGACCTGCGGGTAGCCTTCGACGAAGCCGAACACGGGATGGCCGATGGTGGGGGCGCCGAAGGCCGAGGCCAGCGCGACGTGCTCGGCATGGCTCAGCGGCTGGTCGCGGAAGAACACCACCTTCCACTTGAGAAGCGCGGCGCGGATCTCGTCCACCACCTCCGGCGACAGCGGACGGGACAGGTCCGGTGCCTCGATCTCCGCGCCGATATGGCCCGTCAGGGGATGCACGGCGATATGGCGCGGCGCCAGGTCGGCGAATCGGTTTTCGCTTGAGGAGATGGGCGCGGCGCTCGGCATCGGTTTTCCTTTCGTGTCAGGCAGTTGTGGTGCCAGATCGTGGCGCGGTCGGGTGCTCCGGATGATCCTCCGGCTCGCCCGCTCCGACATTATTCTACTTTTTTTATAGATTTTATCAAAAAATAATTGACGCCCCGGAGTCGGGCCATATCGTTGGGCCTAGCGATCCCCCGCCGCGAAGGAGACCTGGCATGGCCCTGCCGACCACTGACACATTCCCGTCCCTTGCCTCGCGCCCGCGCCGGGCGGTGCTCAAGGGGCTTCTGGCGGTGGCATGCGTGCTGGGAGCGGCAGGCGGAGCACCGGCATGGGCGGCGGATCCTCAGCCCGCCTCCCAGCCGGTGCGCGGCGGCGTGCTGCGCTTCCTGGTGGAGCACGAGCCCTCGACACTGGTGACCATCGCCCACACGGCGGGGCCGACCCAGCGCGTGTCGCCCAAGGTGACGGAGGGCCTTCTCACCTACGACCTCGACTTCAACCCCAAGCCCGCGCTGGCGACCGAGTGGAGCGTGAGCCCGGACGGGCTGACCTACACCTTCAAGCTGCGCGAGGGGGTGAAGTGGCATGACGGGCGGGATTTCACCGCCGATGACGTCGCCTATTCCATCCAGCTCCTGAAGGAGGGCCACCCGCGCGGCCGCGCCACCTTTGCCTCGGTGACGGCGGTGGAGACGCCCGATCCGCACACCGCGATCATCCGCCTGTCGAAGCCGGCGCCCTATCTCCTCACCGCGCTCGATGCCAACGAATCCCCCATCGTGGCGAAGCACATCTACGCGGGCACCGACCCGCTCACCAACAAGAACGGCGCGGCGCCCGTCGGTACCGGACCGTTCATCTTCAAGGAATGGGTGCGCGGCAGCCACATCATCCTGGAGCGCAATCCCGATTACTGGGACAAGGGCAAGCCTTATCTGGACCGGATCGTGGTGCGCTTCATCGCCGATCAGAGCGCGCGCTCGGCGGCGTTCGAGGCGGGCGAGCTCGATCTCGCCGGCGGCCCGCCCGTGCCCTATGCGGACCTCGCCCGCGTCTCCGCTCTGCCGGGGATCGGCGCCGAGACGCGCGGCTACGAATATGCCGGGCGGATGACCCAGCTCTATTTCAACTTCGAGCGGCCCATCCTGCAGGACAAGCGGGTGCGCCTCGCCATCGCCCACGCCATCGACCAGCAGAAGCTGCTGGACGTGGTCTATTACGGGTACGGCGCGGTGGCGCCCTCGGTGATCAGCCCGAAACTGAAGGCCTTCTACGACCCCGCGCTCGAGCCCTACGGCTTCGACCTGAAGGCCGCCAACCGCCTGCTGGACGAGGCCGGCTATCCGCGCAAGGCGGACGGCACGCGCTTTGCGCTGAAGCTCTATGCCAACCCCTTCAACACCCAGGCGGCCGGCGATTTCGTGAAGCAGGCGCTGGCCAAGGTCGGCATCGCCGTGGACTTCCAGTTCTTCGATTTCTCCACCTACATCCAGAAGACCTATACCGGCCGTGACTTCGACCTGACGCTGGAATCCCTGCAGAACCTGTTCGACCCCACCCTCGGTGTGCAGCGCACGCTCTGGTCGAAGAACTTCCGCGTGGGCCTGCCCTTCTCCAACGCCTCCCATTACGCCAATCCGGAGGTGGACCGGCTGCTGGAGGCAGCGGCCATCGAGCCGGATCCGGCCAAGCGCCGCCAGCTGTGGCTCGATTTCCAGAAGGTGGTCTATGCGGATGTCGCCGCCCTCGGCCTCATCGCCACCGACGGCGTCACCATCTTCAACAAGAAGGTGAAGAACCACACCATCGGCGTCACCGGCGTCGATGCCTCCTTCGCCGACGTGTGGATCGAGAAATGACCACGCGCCGTCTGCCCCGCATCCTGAAAGCCGTGAGGCGCACCGCGCTGCAGGCGGTGCCGACCGTCATCGGCATCCTCATTCTCAACTTCTTCCTGCTGCGCCTGACCCCGGGCGATGCCGCCGACGCTCTGGCGGGGGAGGCGGGGGCGGCGACGGTGGAGACGCTCGCCGCGCTGAAATCCAAGTTCGGGCTGGACCTGCCGGTGCTGGAACAGCTCGGCGGCTATCTCTCCAACCTCGCCCATTTCAGCCTCGGCGTCTCGCCGCGCTACAACCAGCCGGTGGCGGAGCTGATCGCCGCGCGGCTGCCCAACACGCTGAGCCTGATGGGCCTCGCCCTCGTCTTCGCGCTCCTCATCGGCATCACGCTGGGCGC
This window contains:
- a CDS encoding ABC transporter substrate-binding protein, with translation MALPTTDTFPSLASRPRRAVLKGLLAVACVLGAAGGAPAWAADPQPASQPVRGGVLRFLVEHEPSTLVTIAHTAGPTQRVSPKVTEGLLTYDLDFNPKPALATEWSVSPDGLTYTFKLREGVKWHDGRDFTADDVAYSIQLLKEGHPRGRATFASVTAVETPDPHTAIIRLSKPAPYLLTALDANESPIVAKHIYAGTDPLTNKNGAAPVGTGPFIFKEWVRGSHIILERNPDYWDKGKPYLDRIVVRFIADQSARSAAFEAGELDLAGGPPVPYADLARVSALPGIGAETRGYEYAGRMTQLYFNFERPILQDKRVRLAIAHAIDQQKLLDVVYYGYGAVAPSVISPKLKAFYDPALEPYGFDLKAANRLLDEAGYPRKADGTRFALKLYANPFNTQAAGDFVKQALAKVGIAVDFQFFDFSTYIQKTYTGRDFDLTLESLQNLFDPTLGVQRTLWSKNFRVGLPFSNASHYANPEVDRLLEAAAIEPDPAKRRQLWLDFQKVVYADVAALGLIATDGVTIFNKKVKNHTIGVTGVDASFADVWIEK
- a CDS encoding ABC transporter permease, giving the protein MTHQLIETAHLDGVPRSDRGYALRVPLWRSGLASGLLWLSASAYAGLVPDADDFAYTREFAIGLATIGGLLVLAALAGPVAGLRLKALRHWGPWLLVLPLGLVAWEAVTAKLELLPRPFFVPPQALLEVYLDDWPKLGLSVVASLKLLAWGYAIGAAVGVTLGVSIGWWRIAGYWAHPVLRFIGPLPATAWLPVAFFLFPSSWSASVFLLALATGFPVTILTWSGIASVNKDYYDIARTLGASQRFLVLKVAIPAALPHVFVGLFMGLGTSFAVLVVAEMLGVKAGLGWYLQWAQGWAAYANMYAALLVMALMCSSLVTLLFRLRDRTLAWQKELVRW
- a CDS encoding TauD/TfdA dioxygenase family protein, with the protein product MPSAAPISSSENRFADLAPRHIAVHPLTGHIGAEIEAPDLSRPLSPEVVDEIRAALLKWKVVFFRDQPLSHAEHVALASAFGAPTIGHPVFGFVEGYPQVYSISRDRFATRHTGEPLIRPWTGWHTDVTAAVNPPAASILRGVTIPPYGGDTFWTNLAVAYEALSPTLRGFVDTLRGIHAFAPPEGQAGTDEFREKNKRRPLVSEHPLVRAIPETGERVLFVSPSFLKSITGLTPRESQQLLDLLFEHITRPEFTVRFRWRPGSIAFWDNRTTAHLAPRDIYALDFDRQLYRITLKGDVPVGVDGSPSAIIEGEPLEAFTAGTA